The nucleotide sequence ACAGCAGCGTGGCGGCCGTGCGGCGCAGGTGATACGGCACGAAGGCGGCGTCCTCGCTGCCCAGCCAGCCCGACAGCAAGTTCTGCACCGTGAGCCCGGCCGAGTGGAACTCGGTGGGGGTGAACACGAAGCACACGGCGAACACCAGGTAGGCCAGCGTGAAGGTGACCTCGGGGCTGTCCATCGCGCCGCCGTCGCCGCCGGGAAACCGGCCCGGCGAGGCCCGCCACCCAGCACAGCGTCCGGGTCCGGTAGGCGCCCGGTGGCGCGGGGCGCTCTGGGAAGCGGAGTCCCTGCCCTCGGGGCACTCGCGGGGCCCTCTGGGAAATGGAGTTCCGCAGAGTATTTTGGGAAATGAAGTTCCCGGGCCCCTCGTTCGGCCCCACTTCGCGAGCTGCCGCTACAGTTCTCGCGAGGGTTTGGCTCTTCCACACGACCCGCTTGGGGGCGGTGCTGCACTCGATCCCATTGCCcagctggggaaactgagactcggGGGAGAGGCTCTCGGGCCCTGATTTCCGCACAGCCCAGGCGCATCCGCAGCAAAGCCCGGGATTCTTGGGCGACGGCGGGCTCCGCAGCCACCATCTACCCGCGTGCGGCCTTTCCTCTAGGCGCATCAGGCCGGCCGCCTTTACTGAGGTATCCGGCGTCCGCCGCGCCCAGCGTGCCCTCGCCCCGGAAACTAAACCTCCTAGTGGGCGTGGCCTGACGTTCTGCCTCCCATTGGCTGTcggcgccccgcgccccgccttAGCCGCGCGCTGATTGGCCGCTCTCGCCAACCGTCGGTATTTGAATCGGCGGCGGGCTGAGGGGCTCGCGGACTCGGCGCCTCCCACCCTGGGCTCCGTGCGGCGGCCGACAGGTAAGGGGGCGACGGCGGCAGCGGTGGGGTCCCGGCTCGGGGGTCCGGACATGCCTCTAGCCGGGCCTTAGGGCTCTGTCGGCCTGGGTCTGCCTGCCGCGCTGGCGaaccggcccccccccccccccccagaccgGGGCCTATTGCCGCCTCCGGCTCCGCCCTCCTCGCGGTCTGGGCCGCTCTCCCGCCGCTTCCTCAGGGTCCCCTCCGCCTTCCTCATCCCGCCGACCCGGCCGCAACCGGGAGCAGAGCAGATGGGCTCCCGCCCCCGCCTCCCGAGACGCCCGGTGACTCCGAGCCTGAGTACACGCGCGCTCGCTGCCCTGCGTCCAGCGCTGCCCTCCCGATCCCCGCCCCTCTGGGTGCAGCCCCACCCGGACCCATCGCCGACTCCTGCTGCACCTGATTCCGCAGACCCCGCTCACCCTaggtccccaatccctccccgcCTCCCTGGCCAACCCTCCTCTGCTCAAAAGACTCCTCCTCTTGAGCAGAAGCCCTCATTATTAGTAGAAGCCAAACTGCGGAGGGCTGCCGTCATTGTTCCCGCACCTTTCCCAGGCCAAGGGGCGTCTGCCGGAAAGCCGTCCTCTAAGTCTTCTATCCGTCCTGTGTCCTGCAGCcatccagccccctcccctgtttACCCAGTTGTTCAGGCCAGACCTCACAGTGAGTGGCCCCTGGCTCAGGCTCatttttcccctctccccatgcagTGTGTGAGCCTGCTGCCAAGAGGAGCTGACCAGGCTGCCCCTGACCCAGTGCCAGAGCCTCTGACTCCCCCCCTTCCCTCCTACCCCTCTTGTCCTCCACAGGCATCCCCTACCCCCAAGCCCTTCGAGGTGGCTTGTCACCCTGTCCTCACCTCTTTTTCAAGCCAtcctttctccccctgccccagccacCTGGCCTCCTCAACCAGTCCCCAGGGTCCCCACCGCCAGCGAATACCTACCTGTAGTGTCCCCGCGAGGCGAATGCCCAGTTCTCTGGTGACTCCTAAATTGGGAATGCCGTGGCACTGACCATCGTGAGGGCCTCCGGAAGGAGGAATGAGACTCTCCTGGAACCCCCTGGGCCTGACTGGAGGCCCCTGATGGAGAAACTCAACTCCCCACAGGTGACTCTACACCTGCtgcttgttcccttctccagctcctcctcGGCCGTGCTGCTGGGCCCTATTACATTTCTGTTCTCCACAAACTTGGCAGCTGCTCCACCTGATGAAGGGGCCCAGGCTTCCTCTGCTGCTTCAGTTTCATCACTGATCAGCCCTTATCTGTCTCTGAAGTTTTACCCACAAAGTTCAAGTTGTTTTAATCACCTGAGCCTGCCCTCCTGCCCTGTGAACTGAAGGCTCCTCCGGCTCTTACTCCTGGGAGGTGACAGCTCCCCCGGAACAGGATGGGGACTGCCTGGCAGAGGACACACGGGCTGACGTCTGACCCACCTGTGCCGAAAGGGGACATCTCCCTGCAGCACCGTGGGGCCAGCCCTGTCACTGTCACCTATGAGCGTTCAGGCAACAGAGGGTCACTGCCCTCCTCCTGACACCAAACTATCTGCTTTTCCAGAATGAGTCTGCATATCTTCAGTGACGAAAATGTCACTGGTGACAAAAGTACAGAAAATTGCGACTTCCTGTTTTCACCACCGGAACTTACCGGAAGATCATCTGTTCTCCGTCTGTCACAGAAAGAGAATGTGCCACCGAAGAGCACAGCCAAAGCTGTGAAGGTAAGCACGTCAGGCCCCTGCGTTCGATCTACCGTGTCCCTCGAGAGGTTACCCTGCCACCTGCTTTCCTGGCAACTTACTGAGCTGCCCAGGCAGGGCACAGTGCTGCCAGAGGGGTGTCGAAGATTTGAATTATTGAACAGGTGCCCTCTTTTCTACCCAACAGGTGACTTTTCAAACACCTCTGCGGGACCCACAGACACACAGGATCTTAAGTCCCAGTGTGGGCAGCAAGCTCGAAGCCTGTTTTGCTCTGGGCGACCCCATTGGATTAGAAAACTGCCACCAAGTCTGTCTGCAGAAAGAGAAGTAAGTGTGGGGTTGTTTGATGTACTGCCGTCCGTAGCCTCAGGGACTCGGCAGAAAAGCTCTGTTCGCAGAGTCTGCCACATCCGGTTAGGCTCCTCCTGGTCTCCGCTCTGTGTCCTGCATGGCCCAGAGCACCTCCGAAATCGTTTGTTACTGGAAAAGTGAGCAATGAAACAGAGGAAGTGTGAACTTTACATTCTGCTTCTCTGTTGTGCCCTTGCCAGCCAATTGACGTTGGTTCTTGTTCCTCTAACTTCCTGAAGTGCCCTGGCCGAATCTCCAGAGAGGGGCGCTCTGGCTCTGCTGCTGTGTCAGCACCCGTCAGGAGTCTCCTCCTGTGCTCACAGCCCGCCCGGGAGGGGACCGTGGACAGTCCTCGCTGCTGAAGGCACAGGGGCTGGCTGTTGTGCCGGCCGGTCTGACGGATCCGGTTGGAAACACTTGACTTTGACCAGCAGGTGCTTCTTTGCAGCCTCACCTGGCATTAGGTGTTTGGCTGGGTGTGGTGGTCAGCTCAGTGAACACCTGGGCTTTCTTGCCTCTGTCTGAAGACAGGGACCCTGGTGGCGGCTTTTCACCCCAGATTTGGCTGAATTTACCCAGCGAGTGCCCCCAAGGGACCCACTGAATCCAGAGTGGGAAGGGGCCTCGCTGGCATAAAAGTCAGCCTCATTCTGACTTTTGCCGACTTACACAGTTTAaagcttcctttttcttttaaacagatTTTAGATGTGCAGAGAAAGgtataaaagcaaaatatctcTAGCATACCCTTCACCTCTCGCTCAAGTAAGATGTCCCCAGGCGGCATTTCCACCTCCCCTTGGGTGGAAATTCCTTGCACCTGACTCCCCTCTACCCAGGTCTCCTTGCTGCTTTTCAACTTCAggtttttacttttctgtttgaAATTCAGCTGAATGAGATTAGAGTGAATCAAATACTGTCGTTTCATCAGAGcccaaagaggagagggaggccagGCTGCTGAGACGCCGGCTCTGAGCTGCTCCAGCCGCAGGGAGCCGGGGTCCTGCTCCTCCTGAAGGCCTCAGCCTCAACCTGGCCTTTCTCTCTCCAGTGGGAAGGCTGACCCTCGTGTGCACTGACTGTCCCTGACCACGTGGCTGGTGGTCCCCAGCCAGAAGGGGGAAGTGGGCTGGTGTGGGGAAGCTCAACTCTGACTGTCGGCAGTCAGGCTTCTGCTCTTGTCACCTGTGTCTCCAGGGCCCGCCAACGCTAACTTGTGGGAATGTTCTTGTGAAAGCTGATCCCAAGGAGGGCGTTGACAGAATGCTTATTTCTGTATTTAATGTTTTCACATGGACTAAAATCTAACTAAAGTCCTAACTAGTTCCTTAGTGTTAACTAAGTTTGCTTTCTGAAAAGCCAACAGTTCACCAAGGAAAGAGACACCAAAacaacccatggaattctccagaagcCAGTACCGGCTGACACCGAGCCCCCCTCAGAGGATGTGAGACCAGCTTCCGAAGACCAGCCTCCTGGTGGGCCCCCCTCAGCTCCCCTGGTCAGCCTGGGTCCCTCAAGCTCTTCGCAGATCCCAGAGAGTGTGGAAAGCCCTGAGGCCTCCCGAGGCCCAGCGCCCGGCAGCCCCGAGTGCGCCCAGGAGGAGCACGTCCACCCGAGGCCCTCGGAGGAGAGTATGCCCCTCGGCCCCGTGGCTCCAGAACAGCCCCCCAAGGTGGCATCCCGGGACACGGCAGAGGACCCGCTCAGCGCTACAGGAGGGGACTCAGAAGGCGTCCCTGCTCCCCCCGCTGGGCCCACCTCACCCTCTGGTGCCCATCCTGGAGAAAAGCCCCTCGTGGACCTGCCTGGAGAGGCCCCCACGGGCCCCATGGATGCCGCTGGCAGCAAGAACATGGCCCTGACCAGCCCTGGAGAGGCTGCAGGGGACACACACCCTGGTGCTCGGAGGGAGGAGGCTAGTGGCCAGGCCACCAGCTCTCTGAGAAGCGGGCCCATCCGGCTGGAGTTTGACTTCTCTGACGCCACCAGCAGAAGGCCACCCCCACTGCGGAAGCAAGGGAAGACCCTGGGTCTCAAGCCCCCCTTGAGGAGACCAGAGGCGAGGCCCGGAAAGGCCGCCCAGGAGGCGGGCAAAGGTTGTGAGCTCGCTCTCCACGAGTCCAGCAGCCCGAGCTGGGACAAGCCGGACGACCCAGACTGTAACCCGGCCGTGGATGGTGGAGAAGCCCGGCCCCCGGAGCACCCCCAGAGCGTCCAGACCGCAGAGGCCTTGTCTCTGAGCTGGTGAGCATGGGTTGGCAGTGGCGGGTCGTCTGCTCCAGGGCAGATGTGAGACCAGAGGTGCCACATGTTCCCCAGGTGGGGGCCCTGGGGCCACTGCAGTCCCTGGGGACCAGTGGGGAAGCATCCCTCTGCTGCGGGGCCCCCCAGGGATGGGTAGGGTGCTCATGCAGTCCAGGAGGGCTGTCTGCGCCTCTGGAAGGTTGAGGAATACCCCCCAGCACCGCGTCTCCCTCCCAGAGTGAACCTGCCTCCCGCCGCCCACTCCCAGGGGCGCACAGTGCCAAACCTGGGCCCCAGCCTCCCGGGCTGGCtgctgttgccatttcctagtagCCATAGGAttcacttatttttgcttttacttgagTTGAAATGGACTCGGGGTGCTTTGCCCACTTCTGAGGAGCGATTCTTGTGCAGGCGAAGTTGTGGGGGTGGCTTTGTGGGGTCCCCGATGCAGCCCTGAGCCTGGCTTCTAGGGGAGGGGTTGCAGGACCCCAGCAGCgcagagctgggggtgggctCAGGCCCTGCTGACCCCGTCTCTTCAGGCAGGCGTGCCCAGATGACACACCCGGGACAAGGACCCCAGGAGCGGCGGGTGAGGTATGGGCGCGGGCACTACGTCTGCAGGGCATCGCAGGCAGAGGGAAGCTGGCTGGGAGGGGTGGGCATGCCACTGCCCATGCTCCCCCGCACCCCCTCGTCTTAGCCAGCCCCGCAGTGACCCCGGCCTCCCTTTCAGGAGGGGACCACAGGCTCTTCAGGGGGGTCGGCGCCCCTCGGCAGCCCAAGCAGCAAGCCACCGACTGCACCCACCAACCCCACGCCCCCCACCGAGAGGGAGCCAGAGCCCACCCTGGACCTGAGTGGGGAGCAGTTCCGGGACCCTGTGGAGGGTACGTGGTCGCCATCCTCAGCGTGGGCACAGGAGGTGGCAGGCCGCCGAGCTGGGAGGGGCTGTGAGAACCgaggcccctggaggaggagccgCCCGCCCATCCCGGGGGCGCAGGCTGAGCCCCCCTAGCGCGGCTGGGGCCTCAGGGCCGGGAGAGCTCGAGGGTCTCTGTGGGGTCCTCACCGTGCCTTCAGGGCTGGGAGTGGGAAGGCGCCTCCCTCTGCCGCAGGGGCCCTGGTGTCACATGTCACTGTGTGACACTCTGCCTCTGGTCAGGGTGAGTCAGGGCTTCTCTCCTGGCCAAGCAGCATCCCCGCCGTGGACGGCGCCTTGTCTCCTTCCACCAGCTGCTCTGGCCTTCAGGAGTGGGCTGCCCGGAGAGGTGCTCTCGTGTCTGTCTCTGGACAGAGGCCCCGGGGGCCCACTCTGTGTGCTCATGGAGCTGCCACCCAGCCCGTCTCCGCAGGGTCTGAGGTCCAGCCTGTGCTGCCCTCCAGGGTGGCTGCCTGGGGGGTTTGCTCCCTGATGGTGAGCAGTGTGCGTGCTCCTGACCTTCATCTGCTGATTCTTTGCCTGGTTTTACTCGAACTGTTTTTTTTATTATGCTATGCCGATTTCTAATATAATCCAGATAAGAATTGCTTGTCAGGTACATGATTTGCAAAAACTgtcttcactttcttgatggtgtctTCAGAAGCACAGATGTCCACTTTCAAACCCAATTTGTTCCATTGCTGCTTGGGATTTTGgtgttaatttaaattttttgtctATGGCGTGAGTCACCCTTGGGTTTTTTTAAGCAGAGTTTGGATTATCAGATATTAAAGGCCCTCCCAtggtggttctcaaccagggcaACCTGGTCCCCAAGGAACATTTCTGTGATGCCTCCGGGGTGCACAGCACGCCCCCCCAACCCTCCAGCCCCAGGCACCCTGAGCAACCTTGCTCTATAGCAAAGGGTGCTTGGTCCAGGAGCCCAGGAAGGGGTGCTGTGCACGGCCAAGCATCAGGCTGGGGGGCACATGGCTGACCTGGCCATGTCTCATCTGAGGCCCATGGGGGGCGGGCAGCCCGTGGCGGGTGGGGGCGGCTGCTGACCCCCTCTCAGTCCTAGGCGCAGGGGCCGAGGTGGACTACCTGGAGCAGTTTGGAGCGTCCTCGGTGAGTATCCAGCGTCGCCGCAGCCCCGCTGACCAGGGGCAGGCTTTGCATCCCTGGAGGCGGCGTCACCCCAGGCCCCTGCTGCAGCCACTCTGCTCAGTGCAcccagccccccgccccagcccccagaCCACTTGGCTCAGGCCCCAGAGGCGTCTCCTGTGTGCTGGGCTCCCCCGAGGGacggggcaggcaggcaggcatgcTGGGGACGCTGCTgaccctgctccctccctcttAGTTTAAAGAGTCGGCCCTGAGGAAGCAGTCACTGTACCTCAACTTCGACCCACTCCTGCAGGACAGTCCTTGGGCCCTGGCACCCAGCAGGTATGCCCAGCCAGCGGCAGGGGCGGCTGGGGGCGGGGACGGCGCCCCGGGGCCTGGTTAGTGAGCTGGCGTGCTCCTGTGTGCCCACAGCAGAGGCAGGCCGCCTGACAGGCCGTGGGGCCCACCTGTCCCAAGCACCGGCCCTCTGGCCTCCGAGGAGAGCCCCGGCCGCACGCAGATGGCAGGTGGCTTCTCTCCTGGTCTCGGTGCTCGCGGTGTGGACGCGCCTTCCTCTGGAAGCCCCCGGGAGGCCCAGCTGCTTGACCTGGACTTCCCAGGAGCCCTGGGCGTTCCCGTAAGTGCTTCGTCCCGTCTGCTTTAGAGACACGCTTGTTCTAAGGGCCCGGCTTTCATGTGCTGCAGATCTGAAGGCTtcatggggtgggtgggggccgaGGGGTCGCCTCTGGCCGCGCTGTGCTGTGGGGAGCCGGTGGGGTGGAGGGCCGCGTGGGGGAGCTCACAGCCCCGCCGGTCTCTCCGGTAGACGCCCTGCCCTGTTCCATGTGACCTCAGGCCCGGGGCCCCACTGCTGCCTGTTGGGCCGATCGTCGATGTTCTACAGTACAGCCAAAAGGACCTGGACAGGGCGGTGAGCGCGGGGCTGGGGCGGGCAGAGTCACAGGCTCTACCCGCCGCGCCCTAACGGGGTGGTTCACAGCCGGGCATCCTGTTTCCGTCCCACTTGTGTCTCAGAACCAGTGGCATGAGGGTCTGCGCTGTCCCAGGGGGATGACCCCCAGCCTCCTCACTGGGTGATGGCACGAGGCTAGGGCGATGTCTTAAGCGGGTGGAGGCCTGGGCTGGACCCTGCTGCTCCCAGCACCTCCCACTTGCCTCAGGCCACCCCGCCCTGCCCGTGTTGGGAGGTGTCCCCAGCACAGGACATCCACCAAGcatggcgggggagggggggaggggaccTGGGCCAACGAAGGCGTGTGGCCACGCAGGTGGAGGCCACGCAGAAGGAGAACGAGGCGCTGCAGGGCAAGTGCACGGCGCTGGAGGGGAGGCTCCTAGAGATGGGGTGAGTGTGGCCGCCCCCGCCACGTGCGtgggtgcgtgcgtgcgtgcgtgcgtgcggtgCTCGGCTCACGCCTCTgctttcctctcttcccctcccacaGAAAGATCATGGACAGCTATGAGGGGACTGTGTACCAGGTGATGGGTGagtgcccctccccctcccctccccctcccctccccctcccctcccctcccctcccctcccctccatccgGGGTGAGGCGGTGGGCGGGTTGGGGGGTCTGTGCGTCCCACTGTGGCCTCCGTGGATGTTGGGCACCAGCCGTGTCCGGGCTGGAAGCCCCGAGTTTGGGACAGGTCTGGGCTCACTGCCAGCTGCCTCGGTTTCCGGGCGTAGCTGGTGTGGAGACGGCTGTTTTCTGAGCATTTGGAGCCCCGAGGGTCCGCCCTGGGAGGTCCCGAGAGAGGCAGATCCCCTGCCGCCCGGCGATCCGAGGTGCTGGTctctcctccagaggaggctCAGAAACAGAAGGAGCTCTCCAAGACCGAGATGCAGAAGGTCCTGAAGGAGAAGGCGCAGCTGACAGCAGACCTGCACTCCATGGAGAAGTCGTTCTCCGACCTCTTCAAGCGGTTTGAGAAACAGAAGGTGGTGATCGAAGGCTACCGCAAGGTGGGTGCTGGGCcagcctgggggcgggggcgggggcggtggggATCCTGCAGGAGGAGGGGCTGAGCGCCCTGGTGTGGAGCCTGGCAGAAGCGAGAAGGCAGGCCCGGAGGTGGGGCCAGGCTCAGCCCTGCCTCTGCCCACACCCTGGGCTCTCAGCTTGTTAACTGCGACTGGACACGGGTGCCTGCGAGGGGTCTGTGTGGGCCTGTGCAGAGACTGTGGGTCTGTGCTGGCCGCTGTgctgttccccacccccaccactgggGCCGCAGTGCACCCGGCCCCCAGAGCCCGGGGCTGGGGGAACAGGACAGGCTGTTCCGTGGGCCTGGTGCCTgaaccagtttcccccacagtgcCTGGACGGAACCCCATGGCAGGGCCCCGAGGGGCGCTCAGGGTCccgggtgggggtcgggggggcCTAGGCTGTCTGCAGGGAAACAGGCAGGCTGCTCCCACGTGGCCTCGACCACGGCTGCTCCACGAACCCCCCAGAGAGCTGGGTCTCTGCTCGGGGCTCAGCGTCCATCTTCCTTCCAGAACGAAGAGTCGCTGAAGAAGTGTGTGGAGGATTACATAGGAAGGGTGGAGAAGGAAGCCCAGAAGTACCAGGCGCTGAAGGCCCAGGCGGAGGAGAAGCTCCAGCAGTGCGTGGGGCTCGGGGGGCAGGAGCTGGGTTGGGGGctcagggtgggggggggggggcaggagctGGGGGGGCAGGAGCCGGGGTGTCTGGCCCCACCCACGGCTCAGCCGGGCCCTCTGCTGCTCTAGGGCAAGCGAGGAGATCTCCCAGGTCCGGAGCAAGGCCCAGACAGATGCTCTGGCGCTGCAGGCGGTCCTAAGGAAGGAGCAGATGCGTGTCCACTCCCTGGAGAAGGTGGTGGAGCAGAAGGTGGGCGCAGAGCCCTAGGCTGGatggagcagggggcaggagcgggCAGCCCTTGTGGCTCGGGGGCTCCAGGTTCCAAGCACTGTGAGAAATCCAGGGGCCAATTCTCCTCTTCAGACTAAAGAGAATGATGAGCTGACCAGGATCTGCGACGACCTCATTTCCAAGATGAAGAGAATCTGATGCAATGGCCCTGACCTTGctgtcttccctgtgtgtgtgtctatgtgtctgcctgtctgtctgtctgtctaggGTTTTCTTCTCTACTGATGTCAATTGTTTTTTCAATTCGTTTTTAAACTTGGttgctttaggaaaaaaataaagtttccctTAAATCTAAGCAATAGAGCTGTCCTGGTCTTCATTAAAGGGGCAGTTTCTGCTGACCTGACCACGGCCGCCGTCCCTCTGGTAACTTCGTCCTGTCCCTGCCCTGCACCTCGCAGCTGCCTGACTGGCCGCCAGCGCCTCCTGAGTGTCGGCTGAGTGGGCCCCAATCCCCCTGGTCTGCCTGGTCAGCCACGTGGTGCTGGAGTAGACGCTGCCTGTATCGACCACAGATCTCGCAGACCAATGCCTTCGTGGAAGAAAGGAAACCACAGCAGCCACGGCGGGGGTCGGCTCTGTGTCCCATGGAGGGCTGCAGGCCTGCAGTGGGACACTCACAGGGGTGAGGGGTCTGTCGCACAACTGGCAGTTCCCACTTGCCCCCCCTCCCAGCTGGAAGCCCCCAGTCCCGAGACCTAGGAAGCTGCCATGCATGGCAACACGGGCAGGGGGTCTCCACAGCGGTTTCCCTGCAGAGGCCTGCCAGACAGACATCCGCCGCTCCTGACAGACAAAAGGCTCAGAAGTACAGTCTGAAAGTGGGGCTCAGAGTCCACCCCCAGTGCCAGCGGCCTGCTCCCCAGGCGAGGCTGTCCCCGCCGACCGGACCCTGGTCACCGGCGCAGAGTGCGTCTTCCGGGCCCCTTCCCACGGGGTGGGGACAGGGTTGGGCGTTCCTGGCCTGGGGGCAGTGAGGGCCGGGCGGCCCGCGGGGACCCTTCTGAACCTAGCAGGCCCAGCCTTCAGGGCAGCGGGGCCATGGAGGATGCAGCCGGACCGCTGGCTGGATACCGGTCACGGAAGCTCGACCTCTGGAGCTGTTACTCCTCATGGCGGGATCGGGGAACAGCCGCAGGGCACTCCCAGGGTCTGCACGTCCACCCCGACCCCAGGGCGCTGGCCTTAGGAGGGGGCCACCAGCACACGAGCGGCGGTCCCCACAGGGGCAGCAGGCCCCCGACACCCTCAGGAGGGCAGgcccctggggggctgcagtggCATGCTGGCCGCCACCAGGGGTCGCTGCTGGCCACAAGCTGCAGGACGACAGGACCCCGGCGATgcccacccacaccccacacccccaccctgggCGACCCTGCGGCCCCCACTGTCACCAGAGGGGCCAACACGGGCCAGAAGGGCGGGGACCGGGGGTCCActcctcccagccccaggctTCCCGGGGCCTATACTTGAGTCCCTCCTGTCCAACCTGCGGGGTCCCCTGTGGGTCCCCCGACTCCCCCATCCTCAGTAAAGCCGCCAGCAGGCCTCTCCTGACCTGAGTCATACACAGCCCTCCTGTGCTCAAGAAGCTGTCGCGGCTCCCACGTCAGGGCCAAGCCACTGGGCTGGGCCTGAGGGACCCTTAACTCTGCTTAACTCCTGGGGGGGCGTCCTCAGCACCCGAACCCAGCCAGGGGCAGGGCTGCAGGGTCCCGGGTCTCCCACCAGAGTCACCCCCGCTGGCCCCAAGGCTGAGCCTTCGAGGCCCAAGCCGGCCACCTCCgaccccaggccctgccctcgCTGGCCGCGCCTTGCCCAGGGGTCTGTGGGCCCAcctgcaggggctggggtgggcaaGGGATGCCTGCAGCGCTgggccccccccacccctcctcccgcGCGTGCCTGGCGAGGGCGGGGGGGCCCCCAAAGCTGTAGCAACATGGCTCGGCGGGGTCCCAGCCGCTCCGAGAAGGCCCACAGGCTTGCCCCCTGCTGCTTGCCACTCCACAAGCCACCCAGGGCCCTGTCCCCAGCTGAGGCCTCTGAGCAGGGCCCGGACAAGGCCACAAGGGGCGGCTGGCCACACTGAGGACACGGGCCGCCGGACAGCATCCTGGGCCGGCAGCCTCGCCCTGGACAAAGGGGCCTTGTGCAGCTGAATGGGTGTTTATCCTGGGGCCCGAGTCAACTCAGGGCCGAGAGGCCGGGCGGGGGCCTGGCACCGGGCTCCTGTGGGTAAACATGACCCGAGCCGGGCACGCAGCCCCAGCCCTGGCTTCCGCACCCCTGCGCCCGGCACGCCATCACCATGGCCGGGGGCCTCTGCCGGGCGGGAAGGGGTCGGCCAGCAAGGAGGCTGCGGAGGCTGCGTGGGCCCAGCCCTGGCAGCCGCCTCTGGACGCACAGTCAGTGAACCCCTCCCAGCAGTGGGGTGGGACCCAGAACCCCACTTACAGAACAGACGTTCGTGCCCCCCAGATTCAGGGGCTGGAGTCCTAAGGCCAAGGCGATGGAATCAGGAGGCGGTGGGGGAAGCTGAGGGCTGGTTCCCGTGATGGGATGGACGAGTGTCCTCACGTCGAGGCCTCTCTGCCTCCACCACGAGGATGCGGCCAAAAGGCAGCGACAGCCGCCGGATTGTGACCCTCCAGCCTCAGGGGCTGTGGGAtcagtgtcccctgcagtggaggccAGAGCAGTTCATGACCCCACCACGCGGGGTGCCGTCTCACCCAAGGCCCCCTGCTGCCGCCTGTCCTCCAGGCAGCTGTGGCCACACCCACCACGGGCTGGCACCTGCCTCATGGAGATGCCCAGGTCCATGGCTATCACCGCCGGCCCCTGTCCCCCAAGATGGCCTGCCTGGGCCGTTTCAGCCCTCTCACTGGGGAGCTGGGCAGAGTAGGCTGACCACAGGGCTCCCCGCTGAGCCTCTGtgtccccacccctgccacacTCCTGGGGGTGACCCCAGCCCACTCCAGCCACGGGTCCCCCCCCCTTCCCCGCAGTCAAGCACTGCCTGCATGCATAGCGACCCCCAGCGGAGGCCAAACCCCAAACCCCCTCAGCCCCTCACAGTCCGAGCAAGTGGGGACGCTCTCCCTGGGGCTGGCCACCCCTCCACACCGCCTGCCCCCAGGGAAGAACCCACCGGTGGCATCTGTCTGTGCCCGTGTGACCCGGGCGTGACCCCAgagctccctccctgcccctggctGCCCCGGTGCAGGGCTCCTGTTCCTGAGTCTGGGGTGGGGGCCCAGAAGGGAGGGCCCAGCGGCACCCGGGTCACTGGGAGACAGGAGCTGGTGGGGAGCAGCCGGAGCCGCCTGGGCAGGGCATGAGCAGGGCCCTCCTGACTTAGCCGGGGCTTGTCTGGGGGCTTCCTGGGGTGGGatgcggggggaggggggcgggcccTGCCT is from Dama dama isolate Ldn47 chromosome 6, ASM3311817v1, whole genome shotgun sequence and encodes:
- the TACC3 gene encoding transforming acidic coiled-coil-containing protein 3 yields the protein MSLHIFSDENVTGDKSTENCDFLFSPPELTGRSSVLRLSQKENVPPKSTAKAVKVTFQTPLRDPQTHRILSPSVGSKLEACFALGDPIGLENCHQVCLQKENQQFTKERDTKTTHGILQKPVPADTEPPSEDVRPASEDQPPGGPPSAPLVSLGPSSSSQIPESVESPEASRGPAPGSPECAQEEHVHPRPSEESMPLGPVAPEQPPKVASRDTAEDPLSATGGDSEGVPAPPAGPTSPSGAHPGEKPLVDLPGEAPTGPMDAAGSKNMALTSPGEAAGDTHPGARREEASGQATSSLRSGPIRLEFDFSDATSRRPPPLRKQGKTLGLKPPLRRPEARPGKAAQEAGKGCELALHESSSPSWDKPDDPDCNPAVDGGEARPPEHPQSVQTAEALSLSWQACPDDTPGTRTPGAAGEEGTTGSSGGSAPLGSPSSKPPTAPTNPTPPTEREPEPTLDLSGEQFRDPVEVLGAGAEVDYLEQFGASSFKESALRKQSLYLNFDPLLQDSPWALAPSSRGRPPDRPWGPPVPSTGPLASEESPGRTQMAGGFSPGLGARGVDAPSSGSPREAQLLDLDFPGALGVPTPCPVPCDLRPGAPLLPVGPIVDVLQYSQKDLDRAVEATQKENEALQGKCTALEGRLLEMGKIMDSYEGTVYQVMEEAQKQKELSKTEMQKVLKEKAQLTADLHSMEKSFSDLFKRFEKQKVVIEGYRKNEESLKKCVEDYIGRVEKEAQKYQALKAQAEEKLQQASEEISQVRSKAQTDALALQAVLRKEQMRVHSLEKVVEQKTKENDELTRICDDLISKMKRI